Within the Musa acuminata AAA Group cultivar baxijiao chromosome BXJ2-9, Cavendish_Baxijiao_AAA, whole genome shotgun sequence genome, the region CATGCTAAGGCATGCAACACATGAGAAAAAGATACACAGTAGGCTACAGGTGGAAAAGACACTGAGATCAGAAAGATGTCAAGTGAAACTTTGTGGTTATTCTTCTAGAGGATTTTTATCTAGTTCTTAGCCCACTACAACTATCTCATGCACTTTCTCTAAATCATTTTAAGAATATGTCCATGGTAAGTGGATTCCAAAAGAATATATAATATTGCTGGGACTAAATGGAGGGAGAAAACACTTGCCACTACAAAGATTGATGTTGGCTTAAGAGGCACTTGGAACCATAATTTCCACCTCAAATGAAATGTCCATTTCTCACATGTTTGCCACTCATCCATAGGGAAtatcgatatatttttttttatcataattttgtaGGTTTGCTTAAAATAAAAAGTATCTTTAGATATTAATTGTGTCTGAGAATAAATGCTTCCACTAAAATTGGTGGTTTCAAGAAATTTATACTACACAAACAATTAATGAAGGTTTTGTAAAATGCAATTCAgaatattaaattaaaactaCACAAGTAATAGGTCAATCCATTCATGTGGCATATAGATAATTTTCTTCATCAAGAATTGACTGATTgattgacatagaagattagtgtTCTATGATGTGCTGCTATTGTTTTTTTTATCCAGAATGTTCAAGTGTGGCACCAAAAGAATGTTCAAGTGCAATGTTAATTGTCTAagataaataaaatatcatacaCTTTTTGAAGGAATATAAATGCGATTGTGAAAGAAAAGAGATGGAGAGAGGAACCTACCATGAGGATGCCTATAAATATATTAGATAAGGACAATCTACTTGCTGCTGGCTACACCTTTTGTTCTCTCCCTCATGGGTTCCCATGAGACAAGAACAACTAAAGGTTTGTTCAGATTAGTTTCAAAGATGGAAGAGATTTAAGAttgattcataaaataataataaatatattattattaatttaaatttaaatttcatcgatgataattttattaaattgtGTCATGACAATTGATATCTAGATTGATAGTATTGAGACATATATCATGTTACGATTTGATCTAGATAGAAAACGTAAAAAGAGTTTGTCAtgtcgattaaaattgatttataaaaatCTGATAAATACACTACTATACTactattaattaaaattaaaattgataagttaattatctcatcaaatcATATCATTTTAGATGTCCTTATAATTTggatgtaattaaaaaaaaaaggtgaactttgatataataataagaTTGTTGATTTAAAAGggccttattttttttattattcatattaATTTTATCTACATCCATATTAAAACAAGTTACAATTTAGTTCTATTTGTCccaatctttctttcttttttgggtTAAATGAAAGCAGGAAACATAAGGAATCTAAAGTTATTCCCTTATAACCACATTGAATTGAGAAGACTGCAGTGTGATGCTTGTGCTAATTATTATAAGAATGTTTCATGTAACAAAAAAGTAATTATTTCAGATTAAGATGACTGTACATACACTATTTTATAGTGAATATTCACAAAGTTCAATAATGATGATTAATGAAATTATTATcaaatatgataataataataataataatttaatccaCTTTTATCCTTTGGATTAAATGATAGTCCTATAATATAAAAAGCTATAACTTCATATTGTGATACCCATAGAGTTTTTCCAAGGGTTGTTCATGTTCTTCTTATTGCCAAGTGTTAATGGAATTGTATAGTGGCTACTGACAAATCATTATCATATATTTAAAATGGATTGCATCCCCTACTGTCCATATTTAAAGTGCTATAACTTCAGATTGTGATACCCACATAGTTAAATGGAAAAtgcataaaatatttatgattaataTCCATGAAATTGAATAACTGGGGCCTTGTGGGTTGTTCTTGTTCTTCTTGTTGCCAAGTGTTAATGGAATTGTATGGTGACTACTAACAAATCATTATCACATATTTAAAATGGATTGCATCCCCTACTGTCCAAATGTCTGTCCAAGCATATTCTAATCAAACATGTGTTGGAGGTGGATCCAATGTCTTGAAGTTGAACTGTTGGAAACCTAGATTTAATAACCTAAACCTAGATGCAAACTTGAAGATAGACCTTACTTGACCATATCATCAATCTACTGCTGCATTAGGCTGATCATATCAGACCAACCTGGGCCATAACTTGGTATTCCTGAAGGTTTTGCAGGCCATGTCCTCCTCTCCCTACCACAGAGACCATAAGGAATAGGTGCAAATGGAGAAGTTTGACACATCAGGCAACATCCCCTTCTTTACAATGCCTTGCTCAAAGAGTCTTTACCTCTGGGAATCAACCATGAATGTTGATCTCAATATAGCTTTTGGGAAATGGTTCCACTCATGTTGCTTCATTCCAGAGAAATTTTCACCAACTCTTGTAGCTGGTCTACTACTAATAGTAACCGGTCTGTGGTGCATGGAGATGAATATGAGCATGCGTTTTGCCATGGTGCCATGATAAATTCCTTGATCTCATAAAGCCACTTGAATGATACTTAAAAAAGACCTTCTAAATCATGCATGTTAGAATCATGTTTGTTGCAGCATGCAAGAGTGACTGCCATGGTAATCAGTGTCATTGTGTGAAATGATTCTTGCTAAGCCTTTTGTTATCAGAGAAGAAATTGCAGTAACCCTTTTCTTCGTTGTAGGAAAGCTATGGATTGACCTGTTCATCCAATGGTTAGGTTGTTCAAGATGGCATCCTTGCAGATGTGGAAGATGACACCAAGCTCCATATGGTAATTTGTTCCAGAAGGCAACTCTCTACACCATTTCAGAATTGCTTCAATGGTAAACATACTGTTTATGGTTCCCTCAAAACAAACATGTATGTTTTTGGGTTGCATCTTCCACTGGCATCCAGCCAGAGTCCAACCATGacatcaataaaattcaattagcatAAGAGTCACCAAGAGTGCTATATATAGCCATTGCCACCTTAACCAGTGAATCAAGAGCTGCATCATCAGAGTAGCTGAACTCTCTAGCTCTTGCTTCGCAGGATGGCTCCAGCACCTGTGAACCTGTGTCTTGTTCTTCTGCTACTTCTCTTCCTTAGCTCTGGTATGACAAAATTGTTTGTGATCTATCTCAAATGTATTTTACTGGATATCATTCTTCTGCATCCATTACAAGTTTAAGCTAGTCAGTAAGCTCACAGTTTTCTGATTGTTTTCTCTCAGGGGGAACTATCGACACAGTTGATGCCCAGGTGCGTACGAAACCAACCTCTCTGCAACAATTGATTttactgttctctctctctcataataaATTGACCCAAAAGAAAACCTAAATCACTTCTGAGCTCGAGTTTCCGGTGACTTCTCCATGTTTATCCTAAGTTGACTGCCCTGATTCTTGTCATTCCAGAAAACATGGTGCGTGGCCAAACCTTCAACCAGTGATACAGCTCTGAAGGACAACATCGAGTACGCCTGTTCTCAGGTCGACTGTAGCGTGACTGAAAGGGGAAAGCCCTGCTTCTACCCTGACACACTGATCTCCCATGCCTCGGTGGCCATGAACCTCTACTATCAATCCCGGGGGAGGAACCACTGGAACTGCTACTTCAATAACTCTGCCGTCACCACGGTCACTGATCCAAGTCAGTATGAGCTTCAACTTTCTTGTTTCTACTTGGTACTACAATTTTTCTCAAGGAGATTATATTGTTTGATTGCAGGTTATGGAGCCTGCAAGTATGCTTAGTAGAGGAAACTTCCCCGACCTATGGACTGCTGTGTGGTCAACCTACCAGTGATAGAATCATGACCTAGAACTGGGATTAAATAAAGACCACATCTGTTGATTAGCTGTCAATGTAAAGAGAAGCTCTTGTTGCCGCTTGCAGCAGTTCCTCCCTCTGTTTTCTATCTTCAGGTGGCACGCAATAGTCACATATGTAGTTGATAGAAAGTTTATGATGAACGATATATGAAACGCCGCAATGTCTACGATTAATTGCTTGTGACATACAACAACTGAATTAACAGGAATTATAATGCTGTTAAATGCACAAAAAGTTGCAGTTGACAGGAGATCAGAAGAGTAAGTTGACTAAGAAGCAGCAGAAAGAAAAGGTCACGAGATCGGGACTTGTGGATGCTTAATTCATAGTCTGCGCACAGAGAGCTGAAGGATGAGTTGCTTGATCTCGTCTCCGGCTGCCCTCTCCAAACCGGTCCTTCCCTCGCCATCTCTGACATCATACTTCGCACCTGCTCTCAGCAGCTCCTCTATCTTTGGCTTGTCTCCCTCCGACGCTGCCGCCATCAGCAAGATGtccacagggtgaatcttctggtCGAGGAGAGCTTCCATCTTATCGTACGAACCCTCGGCCGCAAGCATTCCCATGTGCTCGAAGTACTGCAGAAAGAGAAGATGACACAAACACTTCACGTTGTTTGCCTGTCCACAACACGATAAATGTGTGCCTTATTTCCGTGATGTCACCTGTTCGACGTCGTACCGGCTGAAATCATCGCGGGATTGGCTTCCGTAAATGCCGGCACCCTCGGCGTCGACGCCGGTGGCCGTGCCCGAACCAGCGTCGCAGGGCCCCACCTTGGCCCTCAGCCTGGATGCCATCAGCCAGCCCAAGCTTCTCCTGATGGCCAAAAACGGAGACCTCGGTCTCTCCACAGAACGAAGAGCagtcgaagaagaagaggagctgtTGGTGGTGCCTAAGGAGGAAGAAGGGTAGAGATAAATGCTGCAAGGAATGGAAGCCATTGCTGTTCGAGGACCGGAAACAAGTGGAtcagaggagaggaggagaacgAGATCGACTGGAGCAATAAAAGAGCGATCTTTGCTGCGTTCTTCACGTCCATATTAGTTACCGATTCCATTTATCCAGTCCGATTCCCAAGAGAGATGCACAGAATTCAGCGGCTGGATTCTCGAATCTGGATGCTGCGAATCCACAGATTGCTCCGCGGAAGCCACCCAAGCGACAAGCAGACCACTGGGGCTGTGGAAGTGCTGCGAGAACCGAGCTTCACTCCTGCGATCACAGGACTGAGGACGAGCCGGGAGGATACGGGTGATTCCGGATAAGGTTTCGGGTATACCTGTGGCTTATTATAACTTAGATAGCTCCGTAGCGAACACTTACAGAAGCagtgaaagcagttttcgatggcACTTTTGTAATAATTGCTCCTTTATTACACATCATATTGTAATTATATAACAATTTGCTGATTGTaatattctatttgctaatatgtGTATATTacaacatataaatataaatagaatAATAAATCTGTAATTTACGTGTTTCGGGATCTTAAAATTAAGGGGGAAGAATTTGGGGTTGGCAGGGGGAAGAACGACGACCAGCCGGCACCCAATCGGCGGCGCCACCTCGCACCTCAGTCGCGCCCTCCTCGCCCTCGCCGTCCGCGCCGTCTCACCTTCCTCTGTCCGTTCCCTCCTCGACGGCCTCCTCTCTTGCCCCTCCGCCACGGCGTCCGACCTCACGTCACCGTCCTCTTCTGTCAGGCCAGCGTGCTCTCCGATGACCTCGGTACTTTCGAAGCATCCCTCGACGGTTTCCTTTTCGCCTGCGTCCTCTTCAAGAACCACGTTCGTGTCTTCCAAGATTTCACCCTTTCgaacggtataaaagctgatcttGCCATTTTGTGAGTCGGGCTCCTCAAGATGCTTCTTTTCCATTTGGACGAGATTTATCTCGCCGTTAGCCCCTTCGACTCGATCCGTCGACGGCCTCCTCTTTGCCTGCATCTTCTCCAAGAACTACGTTGATGTCCCAAGAATCTTCCACGATTTTACCATTTCCTACAGCACAGAGCCTAATCTTGCCATTTGTTGAAAGCTTTCCACGATGTGAGGGTCGTCCAATTCGACTTCTTGCCACATGGTGATTTCTGACCACCCAGAAGAAGGTTCAAAGATCCCATCTTCACATGCTTGCCGTCGTCGACTGGGCTGTCTTATTAAGACGGGTGGTGTCAAGGCAGGATCAAAGGATGCTTACAACAGCAAGCAATAAAAGTGGTCTGCCATTTGACTGCGTGCATGCACCGATCAGTCTGCAACAGCAGAGAAAGCGCAGAAGAGAAATGTTGCTCTTACAACTTCCCGCAATTACAATCACCAGCAGGTAAGCATGCCCGAAGATGAGCTCAAGCCATTAACGGCGGTAGGCTGTGGGTCAGGTGATGGGCACGTCAGTCAAAGACTGTGATGACAAGAGATGTGATACGTGGAAGCGGAGAATCCAACACAGATTCATCGGGCCAGTTTGACAGAGAGATTGGCCCATTAGGAAGTGTTAGTGAGAGGCAGGAAAGGAAGACGGGACCGGTTGGTTGCTTCCCTCTGCTTCTTTTCTTCGCTCGTGCAATCTTTCCTTCTTACAAGTTGTATGTATGTGTGGGAATATTCGAGCATCTCGTCTTCCATCAAGTCTCGCTTTTCCTCTCTCTCAAACACACAAAAGATCGGGCAGAGGGTAGACACAGAGATGATGTGGCCGGCTGCAAGCGTGCAGAACTGGTGGGATGAGATGAACGACTCATCCAAATGGCAGGACGTGGTCTTCTACTTCCTGTGCGCTGCATACTCACTCGTCTCTGCTGTTGCGCTGGTAGTCCCTCCATCCTTCACTTCTTTAGTCGATGAAGATGCTGTGATTTCAACATTTTCTTAATGTACTTAGTTGTGATGGATCTgtcatctctctccctctctctcgatCGCGGAGGAAAACTTCTTGTTGCTTGTTAATGTGGTATTAACTTTGGAATTTTTTGATCTTATGTGGACTCTCCATGTGTTAGCTTACTCGCTCCTTTTGAGAAGATTGCAACTTTGAAACTATGAGTTCTGTGCAGATTCAAGTGGTGAGGATTCAGCTTCGAGTCCCTGAATATGGTTGGACCACGCAGAAGGTCTTCCATTTTATGAATTTCATTGTGAACGGAGGTGACCTTGGCATCTTTATGTCTCTGTTTCCTGTTTAAGATCATGATAGCGAATCTGTGCTGCAGTGCGTGCCGTCGTCTTCGGATTTCACAAAAATGTTTTTCATTTCCGGCCGAGGGTAAGTGAGATATTTTAGATTCAACTCTTCAAAAAATGATGTCTACTGGATGGATTGTTTTAGCTTTTCAAAGATTCTTTAGTAGCTTGATGTTTTCCCCTTTAAAAGTGTTACCTTAAGGATAAAACAGTTGCTATCTTAATAGTAAATGAAGAAAGATGTTATCTGAAGATCTTGATCTTGTTCAtggtcatgttgtttttaatcctTTTTTGGTTTTCAGAACAGTACCATATGCTTCAATCTGAAATTCATTGTTGAAAGCTTCTTGTTTACCAGGTTTTCACTCTAGTGTTATTAGACCTTCCTGGAATATTATTCTTTTCTACCTACACGCTGCTAGTGCTTTTCTGGGCTGAAATATATCATCAGGTAAGTTTGAATTCTTGTGTCCTCTTTGTTATGCAGCTATACATTCTGTAACCATGTGTTTAATGTTTTTCTCATTCATATGATAATATTGATATGACATTGTAGGCAAGGAGTCTTCCTTCAGACAAGCTGAGGATCATATACATCATCGTTAATTGTGGGATATATGTCATACAGGTATCTATTTTGTCTTGAATTTTTTTCGAGTCTTTAAACTCCCCAAGTTAATTGATGAACTTTCCATTAAGGTGTAATTTTAATTAACAAACCAAAATTAAACTTTAATGTTCTTTTCCGAGAAAATAATATGTGCTCAGTGCATTGTACTGGATTATTGAGTTTGGCAAAAGCCATGATGGTACTGCTATTGACAGTTCGATTGGATAAGATGGCAAAACATGAATATTTAACTAGATCGTCTGGTTGAAACTTTGTGTGCCAATACATAGGTAGTTATCTTCCCAGGAGACATTCTTCCAATCTAGCATATCACAAGGATACTTACAAGATGATGACAGTTAGTTCGTCATCAAATGAATCTTTGGTTGTTTGCACATTGAAAATCatccttttattttcttaatttcaaTAATCTAAGTTGCACTGGCTTTTTTTTCTGGTGATTGAGccttttaagttataatttgTAATAGGCTAATCAAGGAGTTAATATAACAACCTGTTTAACCTTTGTAGATCAGTGAATTAGATAGAGCGGATCTTATTAGCATGGCTGGATATGGTTAAACTCAAGTTATTAACACCATGCTGTATCCTTTCATTTTTCCCAATGAGAAAATGCTGAGATATTACAATTTCAGTCAATTAACTTACAGTCTAATTGGGACACTATTTTATACATCTTGCCATCCTAGAGTTCCCTTCTGAAGTTTGAGTGTGGAACTAACCATAGCTAACCCTAATCTTGACATGCGTTAACCCACATAGAGTCCATAGAGTTTTTTTCTGGTACCAATTTTAttgattaatttaatatttaaataatttctatCATCAATGTGGCTGAAGAACTTGTTCGTTTGAATAATGTGTCCTAAACTCTCATTTAATAGTAGTAGCAGCTAGACCCACTCGTACATGTCTTCTCATTATTACCTGATATAGGACTATCAAGATATCTTAGTTTGGCACAACCTAATAATGACCTTTTATACGAACTGCTTGGTAGTTGAGGCTTTACGGCTTGATATTGTATAGAAACTGCTTGGTGATAAGATCTTGAACAAGGAAAATTGGAAGTTGTTAATAATAGCAGTGATTTGACTATAGTATAATGTATTATTTTCTTTTGTCTTCAGCTTTTGTTTTAGTGCTGATGATATGAGACTTGACATAGGTTTGCATATGGATTTATCTGTGGATACATGACAATCGGATTGTCGAATCAATTGGAAGTATCTTTGTTGCAGGTAGGTTTTGACGTCTTTCTAGTCTACTCATTGTGTTGTTTCATTATACGACCTTACTAATTTTGCTTTTTCTTCATCAGTGCTATCCTTTATAGCTGCAGTTGGTTTCATACTATATGGAGGAAGGTGATGATTCGATCATATTCTGCCGAAATAACTTGCTTTCTTCAATGCCTGAAATTTGTAACACAGGCAGGTTTCATTTTTAACATGGTTTTATAATAGGCTATTTTGCATGCTGAGGCAATTCCCCATAGAATCCAAGGGGCGACAGAAGAAGCTTCATGAGGTGCAACTTCCTATAAGAACACTGGAATCCATATTGATTGCAGCATGTAGGAAATCTTGAAGAAAGTTGTTAGAAAATAGAAACAGAGAATAAGATGTCTTCACTAGCCATGATCTTGGGGACAAAGATCTGTTTATGTGTCTGCTCATAAATTACTGTGAACTACATTTAATATATTTAGAGATCTTATGGTGACGATCATGCATGTGCTTTCATATGTTCAGACGGCCAAAAGAAAAGGATCTGATTTTACTCAAAACTGTAGTTGACTCTACCTTTGTTCTAAAGATGGGTATACTTTCAATTTGTCTTGTTCTTTGTGGCCTATTGACAGTGTAAACAAAACATTCATGTGACCCAAGTCATCTTCAATTTTTCATTTGTCT harbors:
- the LOC108951243 gene encoding glucan endo-1,3-beta-D-glucosidase-like, encoding MAPAPVNLCLVLLLLLFLSSGGTIDTVDAQKTWCVAKPSTSDTALKDNIEYACSQVDCSVTERGKPCFYPDTLISHASVAMNLYYQSRGRNHWNCYFNNSAVTTVTDPSYGACKYA
- the LOC103999578 gene encoding protein LHCP TRANSLOCATION DEFECT-like, giving the protein MASIPCSIYLYPSSSLGTTNSSSSSSTALRSVERPRSPFLAIRRSLGWLMASRLRAKVGPCDAGSGTATGVDAEGAGIYGSQSRDDFSRYDVEQYFEHMGMLAAEGSYDKMEALLDQKIHPVDILLMAAASEGDKPKIEELLRAGAKYDVRDGEGRTGLERAAGDEIKQLILQLSVRRL
- the LOC135585852 gene encoding tobamovirus multiplication protein 1-like, which gives rise to MYVWEYSSISSSIKSRFSSLSNTQKIGQRVDTEMMWPAASVQNWWDEMNDSSKWQDVVFYFLCAAYSLVSAVALIQVVRIQLRVPEYGWTTQKVFHFMNFIVNGVRAVVFGFHKNVFHFRPRVFTLVLLDLPGILFFSTYTLLVLFWAEIYHQARSLPSDKLRIIYIIVNCGIYVIQVCIWIYLWIHDNRIVESIGSIFVAVLSFIAAVGFILYGGRLFCMLRQFPIESKGRQKKLHEVGSVTAICFTCFLVRCCVVGLSAFDTDMSLDVLNHPILDLIYYTLTEILPSVLVLYILRKLPPRRVSGQYHPIR